A stretch of Anas acuta chromosome 3, bAnaAcu1.1, whole genome shotgun sequence DNA encodes these proteins:
- the SESN1 gene encoding sestrin-1 isoform X5 — protein sequence MMHTLFAESFATLGRLDNVTLVMVFHPQYLESFLKTQHYLLQMDGPLPLHYRHYIGIMAAARHQCSYLVNLHVNDFLHVGGDPKWLNGLENAPQKLQNLGELNKMLAHRPWLITKEHIEQLLKTEENSWSLAELIHAVVLLTHYHSLASFTFGCGISPEIDCEGGHTFRPPSVSNYCICDMTNGYHGVDDIHASPTTTESVCEVEALMEKMKQLQECRDEEEASQEEMATRFEREKRESMFVCSSEDEESAPTRDVSRHFEDTSYGYKDFSRHGMHVPTFRAQDYSWEDHGYSLVNRLYPDVGQLLDEKFHIAYNLTYNTMAMHKDVDTSMLRRAIWNYIHCMFGIRYDDYDYGEINQLLDRSFKVYIKTVVCTPEKTTKRMYDSFWRQFEHSEKGQTTLSPLPLLTTPSAPQVHVNLLLVEARMQAELLYALRAITRYMT from the exons ATGATGCACACGCTGTTTGCAGAGTCTTTCGCCACGCTGGGCCGACTGGACAACGTTACCTTGGTGATGGTTTTCCACCCGCAGTACCTCgaaagctttctgaaaactCAGCACTATCTGCTGCAGATGGACGGTCCGCTCCCTCTTCATTACCGGCACTACATCGGGATAATG GCTGCAGCAAGACATCAGTGCTCTTACCTTGTTAACCTCCATGTGAATGACTTCCTTCACGTCGGTGGAGACCCTAAATGGTTGAATGGGCTGGAAAATGCACCtcaaaaactgcaaaatttgGGAGAACTGAACAAAATGTTGGCTCACCGACCCTGGCTTATCACCAAGGAGCATATCGAG caacttCTGAAGACTGAAGAGAACAGCTGGTCCCTGGCGGAGCTGATCCATGCGGTGGTTCTCCTCACACACTACCACTCCCTGGCTTCCTTCACCTTTGGCTGTGGAATCAGCCCGGAGATCGATTGCGAAGGGGGTCACACCTTCAGGCCACCTTCCGTCAGCAACTACTGCATCTGCGACATGACAAATGGGTACCACGGGGTGGATGACATTCACGCCAGCCCAACT ACTACAGAGTCCGTCTGTGAAGTTGAGGCTCTCATGGAGAAAatgaagcagctgcaggagtgcagagatGAAGAGGAAGCCAGCCAAGAAGAGATGGCCACCCGttttgagagagagaagagggaaagcATGTTCGTGTGTTCTTCAG AAGATGAAGAATCAGCACCCACAAGAGATGTGTCTCGTCACTTTGAGGATACCAGCTATGGCTACAAAGACTTCTCCAGGCACGGCATGCACGTGCCCACCTTCCGAGCTCAG GATTATTCCTGGGAAGACCACGGCTATTCCTTGGTTAACCGTCTTTACCCAGATGTGGGACAGCTCCTCGATGAGAAGTTTCACATTGCCTATAATCTGACTTACAACACAATGGCCATGCACAAAGACGTGGATACCTCAATGCTAAGACGAGCGATCTGGAACTATATTCATTGTATGTTTGGAATAAG ATACGATGATTATGACTATGGTGAAATTAATCAGTTGTTGGACCGCAGCTTTAAAGTTTATATCAAGACTGTGGTTTGCACTCCCGAAAAGACCACAAAAAGAATGTACGATAGCTTCTGGAGGCAGTTTGAACACTCTGAGAAG GGGCAAACGACCTTATCACCTCTTCCTTTGCTAACAACCCCCTCCGCTCCACAG GTCCATGTAAATTTGCTTCTGGTAGAAGCTCGGATGCAAGCCGAACTACTTTATGCTCTGAGAGCTATTACTCGCTATATGACCTGA
- the SESN1 gene encoding sestrin-1 isoform X3, protein MARARAEGHLRGTQGVEAAFGELGIRIPRPLGHGPSRFIPEKETIQVGNEDAMMHTLFAESFATLGRLDNVTLVMVFHPQYLESFLKTQHYLLQMDGPLPLHYRHYIGIMAAARHQCSYLVNLHVNDFLHVGGDPKWLNGLENAPQKLQNLGELNKMLAHRPWLITKEHIEQLLKTEENSWSLAELIHAVVLLTHYHSLASFTFGCGISPEIDCEGGHTFRPPSVSNYCICDMTNGYHGVDDIHASPTTTESVCEVEALMEKMKQLQECRDEEEASQEEMATRFEREKRESMFVCSSEDEESAPTRDVSRHFEDTSYGYKDFSRHGMHVPTFRAQDYSWEDHGYSLVNRLYPDVGQLLDEKFHIAYNLTYNTMAMHKDVDTSMLRRAIWNYIHCMFGIRYDDYDYGEINQLLDRSFKVYIKTVVCTPEKTTKRMYDSFWRQFEHSEKGQTTLSPLPLLTTPSAPQVHVNLLLVEARMQAELLYALRAITRYMT, encoded by the exons ATGGCCAGGGCTCGGGCTGAGGGACACCTCCGGGGGACACAGGGAGTGGAAGCGGCGTTTGGG gaaCTTGGAATACGAATTCCTAGACCACTGGGACACGGACCAAGCAGAttcatcccagagaaggag ACCATTCAAGTGGGAAACGAAGACGCCATGATGCACACGCTGTTTGCAGAGTCTTTCGCCACGCTGGGCCGACTGGACAACGTTACCTTGGTGATGGTTTTCCACCCGCAGTACCTCgaaagctttctgaaaactCAGCACTATCTGCTGCAGATGGACGGTCCGCTCCCTCTTCATTACCGGCACTACATCGGGATAATG GCTGCAGCAAGACATCAGTGCTCTTACCTTGTTAACCTCCATGTGAATGACTTCCTTCACGTCGGTGGAGACCCTAAATGGTTGAATGGGCTGGAAAATGCACCtcaaaaactgcaaaatttgGGAGAACTGAACAAAATGTTGGCTCACCGACCCTGGCTTATCACCAAGGAGCATATCGAG caacttCTGAAGACTGAAGAGAACAGCTGGTCCCTGGCGGAGCTGATCCATGCGGTGGTTCTCCTCACACACTACCACTCCCTGGCTTCCTTCACCTTTGGCTGTGGAATCAGCCCGGAGATCGATTGCGAAGGGGGTCACACCTTCAGGCCACCTTCCGTCAGCAACTACTGCATCTGCGACATGACAAATGGGTACCACGGGGTGGATGACATTCACGCCAGCCCAACT ACTACAGAGTCCGTCTGTGAAGTTGAGGCTCTCATGGAGAAAatgaagcagctgcaggagtgcagagatGAAGAGGAAGCCAGCCAAGAAGAGATGGCCACCCGttttgagagagagaagagggaaagcATGTTCGTGTGTTCTTCAG AAGATGAAGAATCAGCACCCACAAGAGATGTGTCTCGTCACTTTGAGGATACCAGCTATGGCTACAAAGACTTCTCCAGGCACGGCATGCACGTGCCCACCTTCCGAGCTCAG GATTATTCCTGGGAAGACCACGGCTATTCCTTGGTTAACCGTCTTTACCCAGATGTGGGACAGCTCCTCGATGAGAAGTTTCACATTGCCTATAATCTGACTTACAACACAATGGCCATGCACAAAGACGTGGATACCTCAATGCTAAGACGAGCGATCTGGAACTATATTCATTGTATGTTTGGAATAAG ATACGATGATTATGACTATGGTGAAATTAATCAGTTGTTGGACCGCAGCTTTAAAGTTTATATCAAGACTGTGGTTTGCACTCCCGAAAAGACCACAAAAAGAATGTACGATAGCTTCTGGAGGCAGTTTGAACACTCTGAGAAG GGGCAAACGACCTTATCACCTCTTCCTTTGCTAACAACCCCCTCCGCTCCACAG GTCCATGTAAATTTGCTTCTGGTAGAAGCTCGGATGCAAGCCGAACTACTTTATGCTCTGAGAGCTATTACTCGCTATATGACCTGA